The stretch of DNA TGGGCGAGCAGGGAAGCCGCGTAGTTGCCGCCCGTCTTGGCGTCGCCCATGCCGCCGGGGACGGCGCGGACGCGGTCCTCGGAGGCCCAGATGGAGACCGGCTTCACACCGCCCGGGAAGTACGCGCCGGCCGGGGAGGCAATCACGAGGAACAGGTACTCGTTGGCGGGCTTGACGCCCAGCCCGACCTCGGTGGCGATCATGAACGGGCGCAGGTACAGGGACTCCTCGCCGCCGTGCGCCGGGACCCACGCCTTGTCCTGCCGGACCAGGGCGTCGCAGGCTTCGATGAACGTCTCGACGGGCAGCTCGGGCATGGCCAGGCGGCGGGAGGACGCCTGGAAGCGCTTGGCGTTCTTCTCCGGGCGGAACGTGGCGACCGAGCCGTCGGGCTGGCGGTAGGCCTTCAGACCTTCGAAGATCTCCTGCGCGTAGTGCAGGACGTGCGTGGCGGGGTCGAGGGGGATCGGCGCGTACGGAACGAGCTGGCCGTCGTGCCAGCCCCGGCCCTCCGTCCACCTGATCGTCACCATGTGGTCGGTGAAGTGGCGGCCGAATCCGGGGTTGGCCAGGATCGCCTCCCGCTCCGCGTCGGAGAGCGGGTTGGCCGAAGGCTTGAGCTCGATCGTGGGCGTCGTCATGAATGAGTGTCCTTCACCGAGTTGTTGTGACAGGCCGCGCTCACGCCCGTACGGCCGGATGGCCTGTGCTAGGACGTCCGAGCATTCCCTCATACCGCGGCTCCGCGTTCGATTATCGCGCGGAGCCGAGGGCGGAAGAAAACGGGGTGAATGCGGCCCAGGGACTGATGGTGGCACCCGGCGCCGGACAGGGGGAAGCCGCCGGGCGCGGATGCGACCCGACGGCTTCGAAGTTTTCGAGTGGCTCGGCCGGGTCAGCCCGCTACTCGTACGCGGAGCGCGTCGCCGATCTCGGCGGTGGAACGCGCGGGCAGCGCGCCGCGCTCCGCGAGGTCGGCGGAGACGGCGTCCTCGATCCGGGTGGCCTCGGACTCGTAGCCGAGGTGGCGCAGCAGCAGGGCGACGGACAGGACCGTGGCGGTGGGGTCGGCCTTGCCCTGACCTGCGATGTCCGGGGCCGAGCCGTGGACCGGCTCGAACATGGACGGGAACTCGCCGCCCGGGTTGATGTTGCCGGAGGCGGCGACGCCGATGCCGCCGGAGACGGCCGCGGCGAGGTCGGTGATGATGTCGCCGAAGAGGTTGTCGGTGACGATGACGTCGAACCGCTCGGGCTGGGTCACCAGGTAGATGGTGGCCGCGTCGACGTGGATGTACTCGGTGGTGACCTCGGGGTACTCCTCGGCCACCTTGTTGAAGATGTTCGTCCACAGGTGGCCCGCGAAGGTCAGCACGTTGTTCTTGTGGACCAGCGCGAGCTTCTTGCGCGGACGGGCCTGGGCGCGGGCGAAGGCGTCGCGGACCACGCGCTCGACACCGAAGGCCGTGTTGACGGAGACCTCGGTGGCGACCTCGTGCTCGGTGCCCTTGCGGATGGTGCCGCCGTTGCCCGTGTACGGGCCCTCGGTGCCCTCACGGACGACGACGAAGTCGATCCGCGGGTCGCCCGCGAGCGGCGTGGCGACTCCGGGCAGGAGCTTGCTCGGGCGCAGGTTGACGTGGTGGTCGAAGGCGAAGCGGAGCTTGAGCAGGAAGCCGCGCTCCAGGACGCCGGAGGGCACCGACGGGTCGCCGATGGCGCCGAGCAGGATGGCGTCGTGCCGCCTCAGCTGCTCCAGGTCGGCGTCGGTGAGGGTCTCCCCGGTGGCGTGGTAGCGCCGGGCGCCGAAGTCGTACTCCTTGGTCTCCAGCTTCACATCCTGCGGTAGGGCGGCGGACAGGACCTTCAGGCCCTCGGCCACGACTTCCTGGCCGATTCCGTCACCGGGGATCACTGCGAGATCGATGCTGCGAGACATGCGGGCACCCTACTCCTCGTCCCATGAGCTGACATGGAGCGTCCGCGATCCGGACACCCCGGGGGACTCCCGGACCTCAGTGACCCGTCTGGCCGCCGTTGTCGCGGCGGTCGAGGGCGCGCTGGAGGGCGGCGGCGGCGTTCTTGCGGTCGGACTCGCTGGTGCGCGGGATGTGGCGGACGCGGCGGCGGACGGTCGTCTCGGGCATGGGAATCGACTCCTTCGAGCAGCATGGAGTACGGAAAAGAAGACTGACGAGACTCCCCCACTGCCTAATGGGCGTGGGCGGCGCCCCCGGAAGGGGCGGAAAGCCTGCCGCAGGGGTGACCTGCACGGGCCCGGCTCACGACCGCCATTCGCTGGATCAAGCGAGACGCTCGGTTCCTACAAAGCTAGGTGAGGACCGGGCATCTGTCTCCACAATTACTCGGACTTCCTACTATCTGAGACGGAGGATAGGGTCACACCCACCTGACCTGGGCCTTCCTCTGACCCAAATGGCTCCGCCCCCGGTCCGGAGGGGTGTTTCCGGAGCGGGGGCGGGGTTCAGGGGGTGCCGCGCGGGCGTCAGCCCATGTGCGGGTAGGCGTAGTCGGTCGGCGCGACCAGGGTCTCCTTGATGGCGCGGGTCAGGGTCCAGCGCATCAGGTTCTGCGGGGCGCCCGCCTTGTCGTTGGTGCCGGAGGCGCGGCCGCCGCCGAAGGGCTGCTGGCCGACCACGGCGCCGGTCGACTTGTCGTTGATGTAGAAGTTGCCGGCCGCGTAGCGCAGCTTCTCCATCGTGTACGCCGCGGCGGCGCGGTCACCGGCGATGACCGAGCCGGTCAGGGCGTAGTCCGACACCGACTCCATCTGGGTCAGCATCTCGTCGTAGGCGTCGGCCGAGCTGTCGTCGTACACGAGGACCGCGAGGATCGGGCCGAAGTACTCGGTCGTGAAGACCTCGTTCTCCGGGTCGGTGCACTCGATGACGGTCGGGCGGACGAAGTAGCCGACCGAGTCGTCGTAGGTGCCGCCCGCGACGATCGTGCAGGACGGGTCCTCCTGGGCCCGGTCGATCGCCGCCTTGTTCTTCGCGAAGGAGCGGTCGTCGATGACCGCGCCGATGAAGTGCGACAGGTCGGTGACGTCACCCATGGTCAGCGAGTCGACCTCGGCGGCGAACTCCTCCTTGAAGCCGGAGTTCCAGATCGACGCCGGGATGTAGGCGCGGGAGGTGGCGCTGCACTTCTGGCCCTGGTACTCGAAGGCACCGCGGGTCAGCGCGGTCTTCAGCACCGCGCGGTCGGCCGACGGGTGGGCCACCACGAAGTCCTTGCCGCCGGTCTCGCCGACCAGGCGCGGGTAGGCGCGGTACTTCTCGATGTTGTTGCCGACCGTCTTCCACAGGTACTGGAAGGTCTTGGTCGAACCGGTGAAGTGGATGCCGGCCAGGTCGCGGTGGTTCAGGGCGATCTCGGAGACCTCGATGCCGTCACCGGTGAGGAGGTTGATGACGCCCTTGGGCAGGCCCGCCTCCTCCAGCAGCTTCATGAGCAGCACGGCGGCGTGCGTCTGGGTCGGGGACGGCTTCCAGATCACCACGTTGCCCATGAGGGCGGGCGCGGTGGGCAGGTTGGCCGCGATCGCCGAGAAGTTGAACGGCGTGATCGCGTAGACGAAGCCCTCCAGCGGACGGTGGTCCATGCGGTTCCACACGCCCGGGGAGTTGGCCGGGGGCTGCTCGGCGAGGATCTGGCGGGCGTAGTGGACATTGAAGCGCCAGAAGTCCACCAGCTCGCAGGGGCTGTCGATCTCGGCCTGCTGCGCGGTCTTGGACTGGCCGAGCATCGTGGAGGCGGCGATCGTCTCGCGCCAGGGGCCGGACAGCAGCTCGGCGGCGCGCAGGATGATCGCGGCACGGTCGTCGAAGGACATCGCGCGCCAGGCCGGGGCCGCGGCGAGAGCGGCGTCGATGGCGTCCTGCGCGTCGGCCTTCGTGGCGTTGCGGGAGGTGCCGATGACGGCCTTGTGGTTGTGCGGCTGGACGACCTCGAAGGACTCGCCCCCACCCATGCGCTGGACACCGTCGATGGTGCAGGGCAGGTCGATCGGGTTCTCGGCCAGCTCCTTGAGCTTGGCCTCCAGGCGGGCGCGCTCGGGCGAGCCGGGAGCGTAGCCGTGCACCGGCTCGTTGACGGGCGTGGGGACCTGGGTCACAGCGTCCATGGGTTCCGAACTCCTTGACTTGAGCGGTGTTGCGAGCGGGGTGCGGAGGCTCAGCCCTTGCTGACCATGCTCCGGAGGAAGAAGCGCAGGTTGGCCGGCTTCTCCGCGAGGCGGCGCATGAAGTAGCCGTACCAGTCGGTGCCGAAGGCGGTGTAGACGCGCATGCGGTGACCCTCGGCGGCCAGGCGCAGGTGCTCGTCGCCGCGGATGCCGTACAGCATCTGGAACTCGTACTCGTCGAGCTTCCGGCCGGCGGTGCGGGCCAGTTCCTGCCCGATCGAGATCAGGCGCGGGTCGTGGGAGCCGATCATCGGGTATCCGTCGCCCTGCATCAGCACGCGCAGGATGCGGACGTACGCCTTGTCGATCTCGTGCTTGTTCTGGTAGGCGACCTCGGCGGGCTCCTTGTAGGCGCCCTTCACCAGGCGGACCCGGCTGCCGTTCGCGGCGAGGCGGCGGGCGTCGGCCTCGGTGCGGAAGAGGTAGGCCTGGATGACGCAGCCGGTCTGCGGGAAGTCCTTCCGCAGTTCCTCGTGAATGGCGAACATCGAGTCAAGGGTGGTGTGGTCCTCGGCGTCCAGCGTGACCGTCGTGCCGATGGCGGCGGCGGCCTCGACGACCGGGCGGACGTTCTTCAGCGCCAGCTCGTGGCCGTGCTCCAGGGCCTGGCCGAACATGGACAGCTTCACGGACATCTCGACCTTCGGGCCGAGCTCCAGGTCCTTGATCCGGTCGATCAGCTCCAGGTACGCGTCCCGCGCGGCGGCGGCCTGCTCGGGAGTGGTGATGTCCTCACCGACCACGTCCATGGTCAGTTCCAGGCCCCTGCCGGTGAGGTCCTCGATGATCGGGACGATGTCGCCCACGGTCTCGCCCGGGATGAAGCGGTCGACGACCTGCTTCGTCCCCGGGGCCGCCGAGATCAGGCGTCGCATCCGGTCGCTGCGCGACGCGGCGAGAATCACGGGACCCAGCACGGGGCACCTCCACACAAACAAGCAACACAAGGCCGCAGCCCGACGGTTCGGGGGCGGCACGGAGAACCACCGTGAAAGTAAAGGTTTCCTCAGATCGTCGGCCATCGACAGCTGTCACGCATCCGTGCACGTGATCTCAGACAGATGTATGAAGGCCATCGGAAATGCGGGAGAATGCCCGAGTGACATCCAGTGACAAGGGTGACTACCAGGAGCTGGTCGACGAGATCTCGGAGCTGCTCGGCGCGCCGGCCACCCTGGAGAACCGGAACTTCGAGCTGATCGCCTTCGGCGCCTACGACAGCGAGGGCGACCTGGATCCGTCCGCCCTGGACCCGGTGCGCACCCGCTCGATCCTGACCCGCCGCTCCACGGCGGCCGTCCGCCACTGGTTCGAGGGCTTCGGCATCACCCGGGCGACCGGTCCGGTGCGGATCCCGCGGACCCCGGAGGCGGGCGTGTACCGGGGACGGATCTGCCTTCCGGTCCGCCATCGGGGTGTCGTCCTCGGCTACGTCTGGCTCCTGGACTACGACCCCGGGCCCACCGATCGGCAGCTGGCCGCGGCCATGCTGGTCACCGGGCGGATCGGCGCGCTGCTGGCGGACGAGGCCCAGCACGGCGCGGACCTCACCCGGGAGCTGCGGGCGGTGCTGACCGCCGAACCGGGCTGGCCGCGGGACATGGCGGTGGCGGAGCTGAGGACAGCCCTCGGGGCCCGCGCGGACGGACCGCACACGGTGGTGTGCGTGGCCCCCTGGCCGTCGGCGGACCCGGACGACGCCCCCTCGGTGCGCACCCTGCCGGGCGCCAGGGCCCTGTGCGCGATCCCCTGGGGTGGGGGCACCTACCCCGCCCTCAAGGCAGTGGGGGAGAGTGGCCAGAGCCTGGTCCTGCTGGTCGGCCTGCGCTCCACGGACACGCTGACACCGGCAGTGTCGGCGGCGACCCGCCTGCTGGAGCGGGCGGGCGCGTCGGGGGCCGGCGGCGCGGGCCGCACCGGTGCCGGGACCGGAGGAGCCTCCGCCCAGGACGGGACGACCGGACGGGACGGCGGACCGGTCCGGACCACCGCGGGTGGCGGCGGGGTGGCCGCGGGGATCGCCGCGGCGCGGACGGGGCTCGACGAACTGGGGACCGCGTGGGCGGAGGCCTCGGCGGCGGCGCGGGCCGCGCTGGCGGAGCCGCGGCTGGGGCCGGTCGCGCGGTGGGCGGCCATCGGACCGTACCGGCTGCTCACCAGGCTGCCGCCGGAGGCCGCGCACGACCCCGCCCTGCACGGGCTGCTCTCCCCCGCCCACCGGGAGCTGGCCCGCACCGCCGAGGTCTACCTCGACTGCGCGGGACAGGCCGGGCGCACCGCCGCCGAGCTGGGCATCCACCGCCAGACCCTGTACTACCGCCTGTCCCGGGTGGAACAGCTGACGGGCCTCGACCTGGACGACGGCGAGGACCGACTGCTGCTGCACATGGCGCTGAAGGCGGCGCGGCTCTAGGTCTCCCGGCCGGTGCCCGCGATCACTCGGCGCAGCCCCTCGGTGAGCTGGTCGGCGTCGGTCGCCGAGTCCGGGTCGAAGAGCCACTGGACCATCAGCCCGTTGAGGAGGGTCTGGTAGAAGCGACCCTCCGTCTCGAGGGCCTCCTTGTCGAGTTCGTTCTCCGGGATGCCGGTGAACAGGGACACCAGGCCCGAGCGTCCCTCCTGCTGAGCCTCGCCCAGCATGCGGCGCACCTCCGGAATCCGGTCGCCCTGGAGGACGAGCTCGAAGCTCAGCAGCCAGATCCCCCGTGACTCGGGGAGCGATCGGATGATGTTCGCCCACACCGCCTGGAAGCGCCCCAGCGACCCGAGGGGTGCCGTCACCGCGCCGCCCGCGCCCCAGCCGACGCCCGGGGCCTCCCCCACGCCTTCGATCAACGAGACGTACGCCTGGACCAGCAGCGCGTCCTTCGACCCGTAGTGGTAGCCGATCGAGCCGAGGTTGGTTCCCGACTCCTTCACGATGTCGCGCGCGGTCGTGCGTACGAACCCTTTCTGCAGCAGGCAGCGCTTGGCGCCCTCGAGCAGATCCTCACGGTGTCCCATGCCTGCCACCCTACCCGGGATTCATACAACCGTCCTAGACAAGTGACTTATACAAACGTTCTAGACAAGCGTTTAAGACGCTCGTACAGTACGGGGCATGACGAACTCGACGAGCACCACCACGACCCCGTCCGCGAACCCGCCGCGTGCCGGGCGACGCGAATGGACCGCTCTCGGCGTGCTGATGCTGCCGCTGCTGCTGGTCTCGATGGACGTCTCGGTCCTGTACTTCGCCATCCCGGCGATCAGCGCGGACCTGGAGCCGAGCGGCACCCAGCAGCTGTGGATCTTCGACATCTACGCCTTCGTCCTGGCCGGCCTGCTGATGACGATGGGCTCGCTCGGCGACCGCATCGGCCGCCGCAAACTGCTGCTGATCGGCGCCGCCGCCTTCGGAGCCGCCTCGCTGGTTGCGGCGTACGCGGGCAGCGCCGAGACCCTGATCGCCGCCCGCGCGGTCCTCGGCATCGGCGGGGCGACCCTGATGCCGTCCACGATGGCGCTGGTCCGCACGATGTTCACCGACCCCGCCCAGCGCGCGAAGGCCATCGGCATCTGGTCCGGTGTGATGACCGCCGGGATCGCGCTCGGATCCGTGCTGAGCGGTGTGCTGGTCCAGTTCTTCTGGTGGGGTTCGGTGTTCCTGGTCAACCTGCCCGCGATGGTGCTGCTGCTGGCGCTCGGCCCGTTCCTGCTCCCCGAGTCGAAGAGTTCCGAGCCGGGCCGCTTCGACCTGCTGAGCGTGCCGCTGTCCATGGCGGCGGTGCTCCCCGTGATCTACGGGCTGAAGAAGATCCCGTCCGAGGGCGCGCACCCGCTCTACGTCGTCTCCGTCGCCGTCGGCCTGCTCTTCGCCGCCCTCTTCGTCCGCCGCCAGCGCACGGCGGCCTCGCCGATGATCTCGCCGGCCCTGTTCCGCGGCCGGGGCTTCGCGCCCGCGGTGGTCCTCAACCTCGTCTCGTCCTTCGCGATGATGGGCTCGGCGTTCTTCACCACGCAGTACCTCCAGTCGGTGCTCGGCAAGAGCGCGATGGAGGCGGCCCTGTGGGCGCTGCTGCCGTCCGTGCCGATCGGGATGGCCGCGCCGACGGCCGCCGCGCTGGTCCAGAAGGGCGTCAACCGGGCCTACGTCGTGACGGCGGGCTTCGCGATCGCCGCGGTGGGCTACGGCCTGCTGGCCCTGGCCGGCACGGACT from Streptomyces sp. 6-11-2 encodes:
- a CDS encoding TetR/AcrR family transcriptional regulator, with amino-acid sequence MGHREDLLEGAKRCLLQKGFVRTTARDIVKESGTNLGSIGYHYGSKDALLVQAYVSLIEGVGEAPGVGWGAGGAVTAPLGSLGRFQAVWANIIRSLPESRGIWLLSFELVLQGDRIPEVRRMLGEAQQEGRSGLVSLFTGIPENELDKEALETEGRFYQTLLNGLMVQWLFDPDSATDADQLTEGLRRVIAGTGRET
- a CDS encoding proline dehydrogenase family protein, whose product is MLGPVILAASRSDRMRRLISAAPGTKQVVDRFIPGETVGDIVPIIEDLTGRGLELTMDVVGEDITTPEQAAAARDAYLELIDRIKDLELGPKVEMSVKLSMFGQALEHGHELALKNVRPVVEAAAAIGTTVTLDAEDHTTLDSMFAIHEELRKDFPQTGCVIQAYLFRTEADARRLAANGSRVRLVKGAYKEPAEVAYQNKHEIDKAYVRILRVLMQGDGYPMIGSHDPRLISIGQELARTAGRKLDEYEFQMLYGIRGDEHLRLAAEGHRMRVYTAFGTDWYGYFMRRLAEKPANLRFFLRSMVSKG
- a CDS encoding 3-isopropylmalate dehydrogenase, which produces MSRSIDLAVIPGDGIGQEVVAEGLKVLSAALPQDVKLETKEYDFGARRYHATGETLTDADLEQLRRHDAILLGAIGDPSVPSGVLERGFLLKLRFAFDHHVNLRPSKLLPGVATPLAGDPRIDFVVVREGTEGPYTGNGGTIRKGTEHEVATEVSVNTAFGVERVVRDAFARAQARPRKKLALVHKNNVLTFAGHLWTNIFNKVAEEYPEVTTEYIHVDAATIYLVTQPERFDVIVTDNLFGDIITDLAAAVSGGIGVAASGNINPGGEFPSMFEPVHGSAPDIAGQGKADPTATVLSVALLLRHLGYESEATRIEDAVSADLAERGALPARSTAEIGDALRVRVAG
- a CDS encoding branched-chain amino acid aminotransferase; protein product: MTTPTIELKPSANPLSDAEREAILANPGFGRHFTDHMVTIRWTEGRGWHDGQLVPYAPIPLDPATHVLHYAQEIFEGLKAYRQPDGSVATFRPEKNAKRFQASSRRLAMPELPVETFIEACDALVRQDKAWVPAHGGEESLYLRPFMIATEVGLGVKPANEYLFLVIASPAGAYFPGGVKPVSIWASEDRVRAVPGGMGDAKTGGNYAASLLAQAEAAAEGCDQVCYLDAVEHKWVEELGGMNLYFVYGDKIVTPSLSGSILEGVTRDSLLQVARDLGYESEEARVSIDQWQRDSENGTLTEVFACGTAAVITPVGTVKRAGAEWKQSGGEPGEVTMKLRRALLDVQRGVTEDKHGWMHALA
- the pruA gene encoding L-glutamate gamma-semialdehyde dehydrogenase, which codes for MDAVTQVPTPVNEPVHGYAPGSPERARLEAKLKELAENPIDLPCTIDGVQRMGGGESFEVVQPHNHKAVIGTSRNATKADAQDAIDAALAAAPAWRAMSFDDRAAIILRAAELLSGPWRETIAASTMLGQSKTAQQAEIDSPCELVDFWRFNVHYARQILAEQPPANSPGVWNRMDHRPLEGFVYAITPFNFSAIAANLPTAPALMGNVVIWKPSPTQTHAAVLLMKLLEEAGLPKGVINLLTGDGIEVSEIALNHRDLAGIHFTGSTKTFQYLWKTVGNNIEKYRAYPRLVGETGGKDFVVAHPSADRAVLKTALTRGAFEYQGQKCSATSRAYIPASIWNSGFKEEFAAEVDSLTMGDVTDLSHFIGAVIDDRSFAKNKAAIDRAQEDPSCTIVAGGTYDDSVGYFVRPTVIECTDPENEVFTTEYFGPILAVLVYDDSSADAYDEMLTQMESVSDYALTGSVIAGDRAAAAYTMEKLRYAAGNFYINDKSTGAVVGQQPFGGGRASGTNDKAGAPQNLMRWTLTRAIKETLVAPTDYAYPHMG
- a CDS encoding MFS transporter, with the translated sequence MTNSTSTTTTPSANPPRAGRREWTALGVLMLPLLLVSMDVSVLYFAIPAISADLEPSGTQQLWIFDIYAFVLAGLLMTMGSLGDRIGRRKLLLIGAAAFGAASLVAAYAGSAETLIAARAVLGIGGATLMPSTMALVRTMFTDPAQRAKAIGIWSGVMTAGIALGSVLSGVLVQFFWWGSVFLVNLPAMVLLLALGPFLLPESKSSEPGRFDLLSVPLSMAAVLPVIYGLKKIPSEGAHPLYVVSVAVGLLFAALFVRRQRTAASPMISPALFRGRGFAPAVVLNLVSSFAMMGSAFFTTQYLQSVLGKSAMEAALWALLPSVPIGMAAPTAAALVQKGVNRAYVVTAGFAIAAVGYGLLALAGTDSLWLVLVAAGVLASGIVTVLSQMTDLALSAAPVEKAGAASSLLETGAEFGGALGMAALGSIGTAIYRHGIPSSAPAAAHETLGGALAVARQVPGRAGDTLATAAREAFTSGMHGAALTGAAVLLLAAAGAATTLRRIHVRETAAPITETEPSKAAA
- a CDS encoding CdaR family transcriptional regulator: MRENARVTSSDKGDYQELVDEISELLGAPATLENRNFELIAFGAYDSEGDLDPSALDPVRTRSILTRRSTAAVRHWFEGFGITRATGPVRIPRTPEAGVYRGRICLPVRHRGVVLGYVWLLDYDPGPTDRQLAAAMLVTGRIGALLADEAQHGADLTRELRAVLTAEPGWPRDMAVAELRTALGARADGPHTVVCVAPWPSADPDDAPSVRTLPGARALCAIPWGGGTYPALKAVGESGQSLVLLVGLRSTDTLTPAVSAATRLLERAGASGAGGAGRTGAGTGGASAQDGTTGRDGGPVRTTAGGGGVAAGIAAARTGLDELGTAWAEASAAARAALAEPRLGPVARWAAIGPYRLLTRLPPEAAHDPALHGLLSPAHRELARTAEVYLDCAGQAGRTAAELGIHRQTLYYRLSRVEQLTGLDLDDGEDRLLLHMALKAARL